The nucleotide sequence CCGGCGTATCAACCTCCGCTACGCAATGTTTCTGCCGAAGAAGCGTTCAACCACATGGTCGCGCAACTGCAGGCCGGTCACGTCCGCGTCCTGTTCGAATCGTTGCCGCCGCTGTATCGCAAAGATCTGGAAAAGATCATTGCCCAGGCCGCTAGAAAACTGGACCCGTCGGCTTTCGATGCGGTCACGTCCACGATTCATCAAGTGGGTGACACGGTCGTGACCCGCCAGAACTGGTTGTTTTCGCACCCACGCTTTGAAAGTGTTTCGGCGGAAACCACGGCACAGCTTCGTGAAATGACCTTGGCTGCCGCCAATATGATGCGGTCCGGTTTCGACCCGCAAACGCTGAAGCTGGAAGACTTGAAAACCCAACCTTTCGGAAAGTGGTTGGCGGATTACGACACAGCCATGGCCGCCTATTTGCATCCGCTGATGGATGATTCGGCGTCCAGCGGTGTACCAGAAATGACGTTTGATGAAGGCAAGGATGGCAAGGTCACGGTCACCCAAGTCATCAGCGAAAAGCAAAAGGTTCAGTTCGACTTGGAAAAGGTCGACGGTTTCTGGTTGCCGTCCAGTTTGGCCAAAGACTGGGACAAACAAGTCGAACAATGGCAGGCAAAGCTGGACGAAACCGACGACGGCAGCGTCGGTGGCGGCGGCGTGGCGGCAATGGTCAGCGGAGTCGCCGGGCCGTTCCTGCAACCGCTGCGCGATGCCGGCACGGCCAAGGAGTTCCATGTGGCCATGGAATCTCTGATCGCCGGGGCGGAAACGCTGGGCAAAATGATCCCCAAAGATTTGGGCATCGATCTGGGCGGTCGCCAAAACAACGGCTACGGCTATGGCGAAGAAGATTACGGGTACGGCGAGGAAGAAGAGATGTATGGCGACGAGTATGGGGATGAATACGGTCGGTGATTCGTCAAACCCGAATTGCGGTCATCGGCGGCGGCTTGGCCGGCTTGGCAACCTCGGCGTGGTTGCGGCTGGATGCACCGGAGATCGAAGTCTGTCTTTTTGAAAGTGCCGATCGTCTGGGCGGTGTCATTGGCACGTCCACGTTGGAACATCCCGATCTGGGGACGATCCACTTGGATCGCGGTGCCGATATGTTGGCGACCGAGCCCTCGTCGGCGCTGGATCTGATCGACCGTTTGGACGCGTCCGATCGCCTGATCCATCCGAAATCGGCCGGTCGCGGCGCGATGATTGTCCACCAAGGACGTCTGCGCAGCATTCCCGAGGGCTTTGTGCTGATGCGGCCCACACGCTTGCGTTCCATGGTCACCACGCCATTGCTTTCGCCACAGGGCAAGCTGCGTCTATTGGCCGAGCCCTGCATTGGTGAACCAGATTCGGAGGATGATGAAAGCGTGGCGTCATTCGTCCGCCGACGATTCGGGGACGAATTGTTACAGCGGATCGTTCAGCCGTTGGTCGCCGGTATCTACACCGCCGACGTGGAACGGTTGAGCATGCGTGCGACGATGGCCCCGATCCACGCGATGGTCCGTCGACACGGATCGTTGACCGCCGCGACACTGCGTCGTCGGTTCGGGGGACGTGATGGCGTTGAGGCCACCAGCAGTGGTGCACGCTATGAAAAATTCCGCGCATTTCGCTTCGGCATGCAAGGCTTGATCGACTTGTTGGCCGAATCATTGCCACCCACGTCGGTCCGTACCAACGCCGCGGTCAATCGCATTGGCCGCAATGAACGGGGCGGTTTTGATTTGGCATTGGCTGATGCTTCGGTGCAAAGCTTTGACCAAGTCGTCGTCGCGACGCCGGCATCACGCACGGCGAATCTGATCGCCGATTTGGCGCCCGCCGCGTCGGATCAACTAGCGTCGATCATTTCGGCGTCCGCGGGAATCGTCGTCATGGTGGTGCGCCGTGAAGACATGCCGGGGTTGCCACCCACCTTTGGTCTGGTCGTCCCGGCGATCGAGAATCGACGCATCCTGGCCGTCAGTTTTGCCAGCGAAAAGTTTGCCGGTCGGTGTCCGCCCGATCATGTGATCGTTCGCGTTTTTGTCGGCGGCATGCTGCAAAGTGATTTGCTGCAGCGTGATGACGCCGACTTGGTTCAACTGGCCACTGACGAACTCAGAGATCTGGTTGGATTGTCGGGGGCTCCGGTGCATCAAACAGTTGTTCGCTGGAACAAAGCGATGCCGCAATACGAAATCGGGCATCTGGACCGAGTCGCCACGATCGATGCCGATATTGCCAGGATCCCCGGACTGCACTTATGCAGTAACGCACTGCGTGGCGTCGGCATTGCACCGCTGATCGGACAGGCTGGGCAAGTCGCTAAGGCGGTGATTGATCAGGCCGCATCGACCGCAACTGCGTGCTGCTGATGTCGATGCGAAAATCGGATTCGGGAACCAAATCACAGATGGCCAATAGGTTTTGGCACAGCGGTAACGTTGTCGCGTCTTGAAACGTGTGTCCGATCAACCGTCCGAACACAACAAACTGGCACCCATGTTGTCGGATCTTCGCAATGCACTGGTCGCGTTGGCGGGGACAATGATTGGCATAGGCCGGATCATTCAGCCGTAGTGCCGTATCGGCGCCGATCAGGAAACGGCACCCAGGAAAACACGCGGCCTTTTCAAAAAAACGTGCCGCCCGGGTGACCAGCGGTGTTCCGATTCGTTGCACCCGAGCCAGGCGGCGCTGCAGATCCGCATCGTCAATGTCTGGCTTGTCCACATTGGCAATGGAGATTTCCGGCTGAACCTTCGTGGCGTACTTGCGTGACGCCACGTCAGCCATCGCCAAGTGGCCGTCGTGGATGGGATTGAAGCTGCCTGGAAATACCAACGATCCGCTTTGGTATTGACCTTGGATCAGCATGGAACGGCACCTTTCGGTCGTCGCCTGTCGATCAATTTGCCCAAGTCGATTTACCAGCCTAGGACGTAGGCGAACATCAGCGGAGCCACAATCGAAGCATCGCTTTGGATCATGAACTTGGGGGCTTCCGGTTCCAGTTTGTACCAAGTGATTTTTTCGTTCGGCACAGCGCCGCTGTAACCGCCATAGCTGGTCACCGCATCACTGATTTGACAGAAGTACGCCCACAAAGGAATGTCCAGCTTCAAGTCTTGGATCAACAACGGCACGACGCAAATCGGAAAGTCACCTGCAATGCCGCCGCCAATTTGGAAGAAGCCGATCGGGCTGTCGGCCGCTGTGTCCTGGTACCACTGGATCAACGCTTCCATCTGGCGTGTGCCCGACCAATACACGTCGTGCCGGGCGACCTTCTTTTCGTAGACGCGTGCGGCAAAGATGTTGCCCAGGGTACTGTCTTCGAATCCCGGAACGAAAACGGGGATGCCGGCTTGCATCGCCGCCATCAGCCAACTGTTTTCCACCGGGATCTGGTAGTGTTCTTTCAGGGTTTCGTCCCGCAGCACTTCCATCATGTACCAAGCCGGACTGTGCGATTCACCTTCGTCGGCGGCCTTTTGCCATAGCTTCAACAGACGGGCTTCCAGGTGCCGCATCACCGTTTCGGGAATACAGGTGTCGGTCACGCGATTGAAACCTTCGTCGCGCAGCTTGACCTCGTCCTGTACCGACAAGGCTCGCCAGTCTTCGACAATGCGATATTCGTCGTGGGCGACCAAGTTGAAGACGTCTTCTTCCAGATTGGCGGCGGTGCACGTGATGGCATGAACTTTGTTCTGGCGAATCATCTCCGCCAGCGAACGACCGATTTCACCAGTGGACATGGCACCGGCCAGAGTCACCATCATCTTTCCGCCACCACCATCGGGCCGGACAAAGTCGCGATAGACGCGAGCCGCCTGGACGGTTTCGCGGGCGTTGAAGTGATGAAAGTGTTGGTCCAAAAATTCCGAAACGTTCACTCGTTTCCTCGGTCCAGTTGTAAGCGAAGGTTGCGAAGTCGCAGGGCGTTGGCGATGACCGAAACACTGCTAAAACTCATCGCCGCAGCGGCGATCATCGGGCTTAGCATCCAACCGAGCAAGGGATAAAGCAAGCCGCCAGCGATCGGAACGCCCACCGCGTTGTAGACGAACGCAAAGAACAGGTTCTGGCGGATGTTGGCCATGGTTTTTCGGCTTAGCAATTCCGCAGCGGCGACGCCTCGCAAATCACCGCCGACTAGCGTGATTTTGGCTGAATCGATGGCGACCCCCGCGCCGGTTCCCATGGCGATGCCCACGTCGGCCGCCGCCAAGGCCGGGGCGTCGTTGATTCCATCGCCGGCCATCGCCACCACGTGACCTTCACGCTGCATGTCGCGGACAAGGTCATGCTTTTGCTGTGGTGTGACACCCGCATGGATTTCGTCGATCCCCAGTGTCTGGCCGACCGCAAGAGCGGTCGGCCGTGCGTCACCGGTCATCATCACAATCCGCTTGCCGGAATCATGCAAAGTCGCGATCGCATGTTCGGTCGACGGCTTGATCGGATCGGTGATTCCGATCACACCGCGGACCGCATCGTCGATTGCGACCAGCACCGCGGTCGCACCATCGGACTGCAATTCGGTCATCGTCGTGGTGGCATTTTCTGGAACGTCGATGCCATTGTCCGATAGCCAGTCCGGTTGCCCCACGCGAATCACGTGACCATCGTGTTGTGCGGTGACGCCACGACCCGTGGTGCTTTCAAAGGCTTCGGGCGTCGGCAACGGTTCATCGGCGGCGTGCCGGACGATGGCCCGCCCCAGCGGGTGTTCGCTTGACGATTCGGCGATTGCCGCCAGACGCATCCAGGTTTCCGAAGCATCGTCGCCAATGCTTCGAACGTTTGTGACTTCCGGACGACCGACCGTTAGCGTGCCTGTTTTGTCCACCACGATGGTGTCGACTTTCTCCATCACTTCGATCGCTTCGGCATCCTTGATCAAGACGCCTTCTCTGGCACCACGACCAACACCGACCATCACGGACATTGGTGTTGCCAGGCCCAACGCACAGGGGCAGGCGATGATCAGTACGGCCACGGCGGCAACAAAGGCATGTGCCAAGGTTGGTTCCGGTCCCAAAGCCCACCAGGCAACGAAGGCGATCAGCGCGGAAGCAATGACGGCGGGAACAAAGTACTGGGAAACCTTGTCGACAAGTCGTTGAATCGGAGCCTGGCTGCGTTGGGCTTGGGCCACCATTTGAACGATTTGGCTGAGCACGGTTTCGTCGCCGACATTGGTCGCCGTCATCGTCAATGCGCCCGACTGGTTCAAGGTGCCGCCGGTCAACGAATCGCCGGTCTGCTTCATTACCGGAATCGGTTCGCCGGAGATCATGGATTCATCGACGTGGCTTTGGCCATCGACCACTTCGCCATCGACGGGGATTTTTTCGCCAGGTCGAATCCGCAATCGGTCCCCCTGACGAACTTCGGCAAGTGACACGTCGGTTTCGTTGCCACCGTCGTCCATTCGGTGTGCCGTGTCGGGTGTCAGTTCCATCAACTGGCGAATGGCATCTCCGGTGCGACCTCTGGCACGCAGTTCCAGGACTTGGCCCATCAAAACCAGGGTGATGATGACCGCGGCCGATTCAAAGTACAGGGGCAGGCCGTCCCCGGAACGAAACGCATCGGGGACCACTGCCGGCGCAATCAATGCGACCGTGCTGAACGCGTAGGCGGCAAGGGTGCCCACCGCGATCAGCGAAAACATGTTCAGGTTCCAACCTTGGAACGACTTGACGCCACGAACGAGCAGCGGCCAACCGCATCCGAAAACAATCGGCGTCGCCAATGCCCATTGCAGCCAACCGCCCACACGCGGCGAAACCGATTCGGTGATCGGTATGCCGACCATCGGGCCCATCGACAGGATCAGCAGCGGGATCGACAACGCGACGCCGATCCAGAAACGACGCCGCATGTTTTGGTACTGGGGATCATCGGCAACATCGCCGGCGACTTGCACCTGCTTGGGTTCCAAGTCCATTCCGCAAATCGGACAATCGCCGAACCCGATCTGTTCGATTTCGGGGTGCATCGGACAGATATAAACGGCGTCCGGATCACCGGTGGAGACGCCAGGGTTGCTGCCGCCGCCGATTTGCAGCACGGGCAGCCCGCCATCACCGCCGCCGCAACATGCCCCATGACCCTGGGCCTTGGCCGCATCCTTTTCGCGCCGTCGTCGCAACGTGCTTTCGGGGTCCGATGCGAATTTTTCTGCACAGCCTGGACAACAGAAGTAATAATCGGTGCCCTGGTGATGTCGGTGCGGCGCCCCGTCGGGATCAACGGTCATGCCGCATACGGGATCAATCGCGTCGGCGGTCCTGTTCATGGTGATGGATCTTTTTCAAAAAGGGTGCTTCCCTGCCCTCGGGCTCGGGCGGGGATTCAGCACCTCGAATCAAGAATTTCGGTTCGGGGGCGAAGATCGGGGCCGTGGGCGGGCTCTGTATTCCGGCGGGACGCTCGGTTCTGTTCCAAAGGCCGTCTTTTCGCTCCGATGGATCCCCCCAAGATTCGACTTTGCAAATCACTTGCCACCCATCATCGCGTTCGCCATGCGTTCTATAAAATCAGTCGCCCAGCTGGCATCATTCGCCGCCGCAATCACGGTCGCCGCTGTGATTCAAAATTGCGTTTTCCAGGTACGTTCCGACGCTCAGGAGACCGAGGTGTCATCCGAAGACCGACCGGCACCCAAATCCATGTGGAATGTGCCATTGAAAACGGCCGGAGGTTCACAGTTTTGGACCGACCACGTGCACCGGGAAGAATACCGGATTCAGCAGAACGTGTTGACCAAGCACTGGCGGCTGTTGGACCAGAAAGACGTTCGGCGGGCTTGGGGCAGCCGCGAGGCCTGTGAAGCCGTCTTGGATCAACTGTGCCCATTGAAGCCCGCGGTCGCGTCGGACGCCGGCGGCAAACCCATCGTGATGTTGCTGCACGGATTGTTCCGCAGCCACCGGTCGATGATGGGCTTGGAAGACGCGATCGAAAAAGACGAACAGTTGGACGCGGTGACCTACAGCTATGCCAGCACGCGAGGCGGCGTCGCCGAACATGCCGCGGCACTGGCCGATACGCTGCGGTCGCTGCCCAAGGATCGGCCGATCGCCTTCGTCGGCCACAGCATGGGGAACATTGTTGTGCGGCACTTGATTGCCGATCTGCAAGCGTCCGGCGATCCGGACCATTTGCTGCCACGCTGCAAGGCGATGGTCATGTTGGGGCCGCCCAACCAGGGCGCGATCATTGCCAAGCGATTGGCGCAAACGGGCGTGTTCGGCATCGTGACCGGCCAGGGCGGCATGGAGTTGGGGCCGGAATTTGAAAAACTGGAAAAGCACTTGGCCATTCCGCCGTTCCCCTTCGCCATCGTCGCGGGAGACATGTCCGATGAAGCCATCCAAAACCCGTTGACCGAGGGCGCCGGTGACTTTGTCGTCAGCGTCGAAGAAGCTTATTTGCCCGGGGCGGCCGACACCCAGACGTTTCCCCTGCTGCATTCGTTCATCATGGACGATCCCGACGTCCAGGCGTACACCATCGATTTCCTAAAGACCCACTTGGGCTTGAAGGAATTGCCGACCGGTACACCCGAAGTCTCGGATGCAAACTGAGCGGATTGACCGCCGGCTAGAGTTACCGAGCTTTTGGGCTGTCGTTATCACAGTGCGTCGAGCGACGCATGCGTCGCTCGACACTGCATCGGGGAGAAGACTGCTTTGAATCGAATCATTCACGCTGCGTTGTTTTTGGGATTCGTGCTGTTTGCTTCGATCCCAGACGCTCGTTCGGCGTCCGCGGCGGACTCCGCTGTCACGACAACCGGGGATCAAACGGGCTCCGGTGCAAGCGTCTGGAACCAGTGGCGTGGCCCCGATCGCGATGGACGCATCCCGGGATCGTCGTGGCCGGACAAGCTGGACGGCAGGTTGCAATTGCAATGGTCCAAAGATCATTCACCCAGCTACAGCGGGCCGGTATTGCTGGATGATCTGGTCTTCACCACCGAAACCATTGACCGCAAGTATGAACAGGTCACGGCGTATCGGTTGTCCGACGGGCAAATGGTTTGGAACCGTCGCTGGGAAGGTCATATGGCGGTCCCGTTCTTTGCCGCCAAGAACGGTGATTGGATTCGTTCCACCCCCGCGTGCGTTCCCGGTCATTTGGTGATTCTGGGGATGCGGGACGTGTTGGTTTCGTTGGATCCGCAGACCGGCCAAGAGAATTGGAGGAACGACTTGCCTGCCAGCGAGGGTACGCCCCTGCAACCTTTCGGTGCGGTTTGCTCTCCACTGATTGACGGGGACGTCGTTTATGTGCAGTCCGGCGGTGGGCTGATTAAGGTGGACTTGGCCACCGGGCGAGTCCTGTGGACGGTCTTGGGCGGTTCGTCGGACATGATGTCCAGTGGCGCGTTTTCCAGTCCGGTCATGGCGGTGATCGCGGGCAAGAAACAGTTGGTGGTGCAAACACGACTGGAGTTGTGCGGCGTGGATCCCGACGATGGGACCGTGCTTTGGAAGACGCCGGTGGAGGCGTTTCGGGGAATGAATATCTTGACGCCGCTTGTGATCGGCGACCGAATCTTTACCGCCGCCCACAGCGGACGCAGCCACCTGTTTCAGATCGCCAACGACGATCCAGAAGGCTCGACGGTCAATGAGGTTTGGAGTCAAAAGACGCAGGGTTACATGTCATCGCCCGTCGTGATTGACGGCAACGTGTATCTGCATTTGAAGAACCAGCGGTTCACTTGCTTGGATTTACAAGACGGCAGCATTCGTTGGACGTCGCGGCCGATCGGCGATTACTGCAGCCTGGTCCACAACGATCGGCAAATCTTGTCGCTTGCCAATGACGGCGTTCTGCGTTTGATCGAACCGACGCCGGACAAGTTTCGCGTGGTGGATACATCCCAAGTCGCCGCCGACGCTTGGGCTCACCTGGCCGTCCGTGACGACCTGGTCGTCGTGCGAGACTTGAATTCGCTGCGTTTATATCGTTGGACCGGTTCAGCGAATCGTTGAGCTTGATGAATTCGTATCGGCGTCGGGTTCGTCGGCCATCGCGGTCTTTACACGCTGGACATCGTCGCCCCGAGGCATCCAACCGTTCGCACCGGCGGGTTTGTCCAGCCGCACGACACCTTCGCATGACAATTTGTCGTCGTCGGTCGCCAGAGTCGCTTGGATGACCACTTCGCTGACCGACGGCGGGACGTCGTCCCACATGACGGGAATTCGCAGGCCGCTGACTGGAACTCGACTGACCAGCCCGCGGACTTCGGCAGGGTCAAATTCCCATTTCGCCAGAACGGCGTGCTCATCGGTCTCGTTCGGGTCGATCGCAACCACGTTCAGCTTGGCGTCGATGTCGAATTCGGCCAGATCCAGCGGTCGGTCCGACAGGTCGGTGGCCGTCACGGTCAACAGCATGCCGTTGGCAAGCTGATCGGCCGGATGGTCTTCGTCGCCGAACTGGTGTGGACCGGAAAAGCCGCGATGAAGTGACAGCTTGATCGGCGAGGCATCGGATCGGACGCCCAGTTCTTTCAGCGAATCGGGCAACGGCACCTTCCCGGGGGGATCTTCGGCGGGGGTCCCCGGGGCCGGTGGCGGCAGGATTTCACCCGGTTCGATGGGCGGGATCTGCAAATCGAACGTTCCCGGCGGTTCCGGCTCGCTGGGCGGAGTCGCTTCGCCGATGTCGGGTGTGCCGGTGTCGTCGGCCGGGGCCGGCAGTGTATTGGGCGCCCCATTGTTTTCCAGATCGCCCACACCGGGCGGAATGACTTCGCCTTCGTCGATCCAAGCACTCGGATCATCCAGGTCGTCTAAATCGGGCATGCCGCTGTCGTCGCCCGCCGGTGGCAACACTCGGTTGGTCGCATCGGCCTTGGGCGAATCGGCCGGTGGGATTGCTGTATCGGACGGTTCAATCGCATCGGGGACCGGATCGGCATCCGGTCGCTGGTCGGCGATCGGACTGGGGGGCGGATCCGTCGATTCGGTGCGGGGTGTGGTCGTCCGCGGTTGCGCCAGCTCGGTCGGTGGGTTTCGGTAGGTCGAACGTGGTTCGGCATTCACAGCCGATCGTGCTCGTTCGCGGCGTTCGCGTTCACGTTGCAGCTTTTCAGCCAGCACTTGGTTCTCGTAATCGGCCTGGTACAGCTGGTCTTCCAGCAATCGGACTTCGCTGGTCAGCTTTTGGACGTACAAGTCCTGCTTCGCACGGCTGCGGCAACCGCTCAGTGTTGCGATGCCGATCAACAGCACCGCGACGTGTAACAGGCGAAACGCCGCGGCGCTCGATGGCGGCGTAAGCGGGTGGGGCGGCGACGGCGTGTTTGCGATCAATTTGCCGGGTGCGGCGCTGGAATGAAGGAAAATTCTGAATTTCGCTCATGTCCACCTACCAAGCAGCCGACGCGCCGGTCAATGCGAGATTGCCATATCTGTATAGGAAGATCGCCACGTCTCGCCGGGAAACCGGCACGCCGCTTTGAAAACGCATGCCTTTGCCGGCCGCAGGCAAAATTGGGGGAGGGCTTAAAAAACCCAGCGGGCCGCGCCGATGGTTCGGCGGGCCCGCTGCGCGGCAGGTTTGATTCGGTTGCGGTGAAGCGATTCGGGATCGAATCACTTGCCATCCGGTCGACGATTACTCGCTGATCTTCGCGACCAGGTCCAGCACCTTGTTGCTGTAGCCCCATTCGTTGTCGTACCAGGAGACGACTTTGACGAAGGTGCCATCCAGTTGGATTCCGGCGCCGGCGTCGAAGACCGAGGTGCGAGCTTCGCCACGGAAGTCGGTCGAAACGACCTTGTCTTCGGTGTAGCCCAGGACACCCTTCATCGAGCCATCGGCGGCTGCCTTCATCGCCTTGCAGATGTCTTCATAGGTGGTTTCCTTTTCCAGTTCGACGGTCAGGTCGACGACCGAAACGTCGCTGGTGGGAACGCGGAACGCCATGCCGGTCAGCTTGCCGTTCAATTCCGGAATGACCTTTCCGACGGCTTTGGCCGCACCGGTGCTGGACGGGATGATGTTTTCCAGGATGCCGCGGCCGCCGCGCCAGTCCTTCTTCGAAGGTCCGTCGACGGTTTTTTGGGTCGCGGTGGCGGCGTGAACGGTGGTCATCAAACCACGCTTGATGCCGAAGCTGTCGTTCAAGACCTTGGCCAGCGGTGCCAAGCAGTTGGTCGTGCACGAAGCGTTGGAAACGAATTTTTGGCCGGCATAGCTGTCGTCGTTAACGCCCATGACGAACATCGGGGTGTCGTCCTTGGACGGTGCCGACATCACGACCTTCTTGGCACCGGCGTCCAAGTGGCCTTGTGCGGAATCCGCGGTCAAGAAAATACCGGTCGATTCAACGACGACGTCGACACCCGCGTCGCCCCATTTCAGTTGGGCGGGATCGGTTTCGGCGGTGATGCGGATCTTTTTGCCGTTGACGACCAGGGCGTCGCCGTCGACAGCAACCTCGCCCTTGAACGGGCCGTGAACCGAGTCGTATTGCAGCATGTAGGCCAAGTAATCAACGTCCAACAAGTCGTTGATCGCGACCACTTCGATATCGTCGCGGGTGACCGACGAACGAAACACCATCCGGCCGATACGACCAAAACCATTGATTCCGACTTTAACTGCCACGGTTCGTCTCTTTCTGTTCTCTCTTGGGACATCAGCCAAGCCAAAGTCGCTACAGACCCCAGGCCGGCGGTGGAATAGATTCTGTGGGGACCATGATGCAGACGGTCGTAGGAAGACCGCTGACACGTCGTTCACGGAGCGGGATTATAGGAAAGCATGACCGACTTGAAACAGCCCCCGCCCGATCCGACGCCGCCACAGTGGCGACGACCGCGTGGCGTGGCGCCGGGAACCTGGCAGTATCTTCATCAGCGGACGATCGCCGACCATTACGACGCGTTTGTGGCCGATACCCCGCTGTGCCACCTAGATGATGAATTCCTGGCGGAATTGTTCCCGCGACGCGAAACCGCAGGCTGTCGGGTCGCCGATTTGGGATGCGGCACCGGCCGATCGGCGATTCCGCTGGCCCGACGCGGCTATGACGTGGTCGCGATCGACCTAAGCCGGCCGATGCTGCAGAACCTGATGCGGCGGGTCACCCAAGAGATCCCGACGGATTCACAGCCCGATTCACCGGTCGGACGCATCTTTCCGGTCCAAGCAAATTTGGTCGAACTGGATTCGCTGGCCGACGATTCAATCGACCACACCATCTGCATGTTCAGCACGCTGGGCATGATTCAGGGACGTGCCAATCGAAACGCGGTGCTGCAGCACGCCCGCCGGATGACCCGCAACGGGGGCCGGCTGGTAATTCACGTCCACCATCGTGCGGCCTGGTTTGCCGAGCCCGGCGGAATGCGTCGCTGGTTGGCTTCGGCGGTGAAGGCCTGGACACGGAAGGATCACGAATTTGGCGATCATGTGTATGCCTATCGCGGGCTCAGCCAGATGTTCTTGCACCGGTTTTCACAACGTGAAATCACGACTGCGGTTCGCCAGGCCGGTTGGACCGTCGATCAGGTGCACCGAATCGCCGCCGATGGCACGGGCTTTTTGTCGAGGCGACCTCGTTTGCCGTCAAAGATCGGCGGGTTCATCGTGGTCGCGCAGTGAACTGCAGATCGGAATGATGGTGACTAGCGGGTGACGACGTAAATCAAGACGGCGACCAGCGCCACGCACACGCCGGCCAGCATGCCGATCGAAACCCCACGCCGGTCCGTCCGTTTGCCACGAGTCGCGCCGATCGCGGGATCTCCGGCTAATTGAATCGCGTCGCCGGTGGGATCGACGGCGGCGACGTTGTCCGTTTCGGGCGCCGCGGGCTCTGTGTTGCCGGCATCGGCGGCCACCTCGGTGCGGGCGTCGACCGCCTGCGACGCCACGGGCAATTTGTCCACTCGTTCCGGAAACGCTTCAGGGGCCGGTCGCCACTGGGGCCAACCGTCACGCCAAACCAGGGCGTCATGGGCCACGCGACCATCGTCGATCCACTGGGCCAATGTTTCGCTGGTCGCCGGCCCGTATTGACCTCCTTCGGCCGGCCGGACGTACCAAGCCGCGTCCGGATCGTCCAGCAACGAATCCGCGATCGGCGCGGTCACGGCCGGCTGGACTGGTGGCTTTTGACCGGTGTCGTCGCTGGCCGCGTCATCGCCGGCATCAACGGCGATCGAAAAATCAGCGTCGGACAAAGGGATCCGAAATCGCTTCTTGCACTCCGGACAAACG is from Crateriforma conspicua and encodes:
- the hemG gene encoding protoporphyrinogen oxidase, with amino-acid sequence MIRQTRIAVIGGGLAGLATSAWLRLDAPEIEVCLFESADRLGGVIGTSTLEHPDLGTIHLDRGADMLATEPSSALDLIDRLDASDRLIHPKSAGRGAMIVHQGRLRSIPEGFVLMRPTRLRSMVTTPLLSPQGKLRLLAEPCIGEPDSEDDESVASFVRRRFGDELLQRIVQPLVAGIYTADVERLSMRATMAPIHAMVRRHGSLTAATLRRRFGGRDGVEATSSGARYEKFRAFRFGMQGLIDLLAESLPPTSVRTNAAVNRIGRNERGGFDLALADASVQSFDQVVVATPASRTANLIADLAPAASDQLASIISASAGIVVMVVRREDMPGLPPTFGLVVPAIENRRILAVSFASEKFAGRCPPDHVIVRVFVGGMLQSDLLQRDDADLVQLATDELRDLVGLSGAPVHQTVVRWNKAMPQYEIGHLDRVATIDADIARIPGLHLCSNALRGVGIAPLIGQAGQVAKAVIDQAASTATACC
- a CDS encoding nucleotidyl transferase family protein is translated as MLIQGQYQSGSLVFPGSFNPIHDGHLAMADVASRKYATKVQPEISIANVDKPDIDDADLQRRLARVQRIGTPLVTRAARFFEKAACFPGCRFLIGADTALRLNDPAYANHCPRQRDQCIAKIRQHGCQFVVFGRLIGHTFQDATTLPLCQNLLAICDLVPESDFRIDISSTQLRSMRPDQSPP
- a CDS encoding deoxyhypusine synthase family protein, whose product is MNVSEFLDQHFHHFNARETVQAARVYRDFVRPDGGGGKMMVTLAGAMSTGEIGRSLAEMIRQNKVHAITCTAANLEEDVFNLVAHDEYRIVEDWRALSVQDEVKLRDEGFNRVTDTCIPETVMRHLEARLLKLWQKAADEGESHSPAWYMMEVLRDETLKEHYQIPVENSWLMAAMQAGIPVFVPGFEDSTLGNIFAARVYEKKVARHDVYWSGTRQMEALIQWYQDTAADSPIGFFQIGGGIAGDFPICVVPLLIQDLKLDIPLWAYFCQISDAVTSYGGYSGAVPNEKITWYKLEPEAPKFMIQSDASIVAPLMFAYVLGW
- a CDS encoding heavy metal translocating P-type ATPase, with the protein product MNRTADAIDPVCGMTVDPDGAPHRHHQGTDYYFCCPGCAEKFASDPESTLRRRREKDAAKAQGHGACCGGGDGGLPVLQIGGGSNPGVSTGDPDAVYICPMHPEIEQIGFGDCPICGMDLEPKQVQVAGDVADDPQYQNMRRRFWIGVALSIPLLILSMGPMVGIPITESVSPRVGGWLQWALATPIVFGCGWPLLVRGVKSFQGWNLNMFSLIAVGTLAAYAFSTVALIAPAVVPDAFRSGDGLPLYFESAAVIITLVLMGQVLELRARGRTGDAIRQLMELTPDTAHRMDDGGNETDVSLAEVRQGDRLRIRPGEKIPVDGEVVDGQSHVDESMISGEPIPVMKQTGDSLTGGTLNQSGALTMTATNVGDETVLSQIVQMVAQAQRSQAPIQRLVDKVSQYFVPAVIASALIAFVAWWALGPEPTLAHAFVAAVAVLIIACPCALGLATPMSVMVGVGRGAREGVLIKDAEAIEVMEKVDTIVVDKTGTLTVGRPEVTNVRSIGDDASETWMRLAAIAESSSEHPLGRAIVRHAADEPLPTPEAFESTTGRGVTAQHDGHVIRVGQPDWLSDNGIDVPENATTTMTELQSDGATAVLVAIDDAVRGVIGITDPIKPSTEHAIATLHDSGKRIVMMTGDARPTALAVGQTLGIDEIHAGVTPQQKHDLVRDMQREGHVVAMAGDGINDAPALAAADVGIAMGTGAGVAIDSAKITLVGGDLRGVAAAELLSRKTMANIRQNLFFAFVYNAVGVPIAGGLLYPLLGWMLSPMIAAAAMSFSSVSVIANALRLRNLRLQLDRGNE
- a CDS encoding esterase/lipase family protein — its product is MRSIKSVAQLASFAAAITVAAVIQNCVFQVRSDAQETEVSSEDRPAPKSMWNVPLKTAGGSQFWTDHVHREEYRIQQNVLTKHWRLLDQKDVRRAWGSREACEAVLDQLCPLKPAVASDAGGKPIVMLLHGLFRSHRSMMGLEDAIEKDEQLDAVTYSYASTRGGVAEHAAALADTLRSLPKDRPIAFVGHSMGNIVVRHLIADLQASGDPDHLLPRCKAMVMLGPPNQGAIIAKRLAQTGVFGIVTGQGGMELGPEFEKLEKHLAIPPFPFAIVAGDMSDEAIQNPLTEGAGDFVVSVEEAYLPGAADTQTFPLLHSFIMDDPDVQAYTIDFLKTHLGLKELPTGTPEVSDAN